From Fusobacterium varium:
GGAATTCTTAATGGTAAGTGTAAGGGTTACTTTGATAATGGAAAATTAATTTTATTAAAAGAATGGAAGTGCGAAATTTTCTCTATAAAATCATAGTTTTCTATAATAAAAATTATTTAATTAAAATTTATTTATAAGTTAAAATGTGATAAATATTTTCTGATTAGACAATCTCTTTATTTAGTAAAAGTTCTGATTTCATGGGAGTCTAAGATATAAGTATATTTTTAATAAACTAACATTAAATCTTTTAATGCTACTTTTCTATATTAACTTTCTTTGTTAAATATTATAAAAAAACTCATGAGTTTAATTTCATGAGTTTTTTTATTTACAGTTTTATTTAAAGAATTTTTATCAGTTTATAAATCTTAAAAAGTTAAAAAAATATTTTGAATTGCTAAATCAGAATAAATAATAATTTTTTATAACTTTAAATTACTTATTAACTTTTTCTGCTAATGTTTTTCCAGCTTTGAATTTGACTGCTTTTTTAGCAGGAACTTTCATCATTTTTCCCGTTTGTGGATTTCTAGTTTCTCTTTCTGCTCTGTTAACTACTTCAAATTTTCCAAAACCTAGAAATGATATTTCGTCTTTTTTTTCAAGAACTGTTTCTACAGCTATTAAAAATGCTTCTAATTTTTCTTCAGCTTCTTTTTTTGTTTCAAATTTCCCTATTTCTTTATACAAATTGATAAAATCTTTTTTAGTCATTGCAGACCTCCTTTAGTTTTTATAATGAATCTATAAGATTATATACAGGTTTTAAGATTTTAGTCAATATTTTTGTTAGATATATTATTTTAATTAAAATAATTGAAAATTTCTATAAAAATAAAAAGATGTATCAAAGATACTCTAACATAGATAGGGCAGATATAGGTATTGTGAAATATCTGAAAGTAAAGGTATACATCAGCAAAATAATATTTAAAAAGAAAATATTATATCTTAACTTGAAAGAAAAAATCTTATTTTATAAGTAAACTATAAATATCTAAAGTTAAAAAAATAAGAATTTTTATAAAAAATAAATAAAATAGAGATTAACTAAAAATGAGGCTTGAAAGAAAGAATAGTTATTTTACGATAAAGATTAATTAAAAAAATATTAAAAAAAAAGAACATAATTATGGTAATTTATAATTAAGAAAGAAACGATTAAAAGAAACATCAGAAGAAATTCTAGTGTTTTTTATTTACTGTTTTATTTTATTTATATTTCACTTTTTCAATTATATCTATATAAAATTATAGAATAATGTGATAATATATCGTTACATAAAAAAAATTAATAATAATATTTAAAATTAGTTTATAAAGAGTATTAATAATTAAAAAATATAATTATATTATTATTAAAAAATTATAGGAGTGAAAAATGATTTTATCAACAGAAAAAAATGAAAAAACAACAAATGAAATTAAAGTGAAAGGAGTATACAAGGAAGGATATGGATTTATAGCAAAAAAGACAATGAGAGACAGAAGTTTAAATGTTATATCTAAAGCTATTTATGCTTATATATGTAGTTATACAGGAAAAGGGTATAATGCCTTTCCATCACAAAAATTGATATCTGCAGATCTAGGAATAAATAAAGGAACATTAGTAAAATATATCAAAGAATTGAAAGACAATGGGTATATAACTGTAATACAGCATAAAGAAAAAGGGAAGTTTGCACAAAATCTATATACTATAAATATTTTGCCGCATATGGTCTTACCATATATGGTGGCAACCGATACGGAAACTGCCAGATATGGTCAAAAGGACACTAATAATAACAATATAAATAATAACATAAAGATAAATAATATATACCTAGAGAATCAAAATGAAATAATTGTAGAAGAAACAGAAGCTAAAAAAGAAAAAATGGATGATATATCTGTAGAAATACAGCAGATAATAAAAAAATATTGTGATTTAGGACTGCCGAATTTTGACTACAGACCAGATAATTATATTTTACTTGAAGTATATAGAGAATTGGGAGCTGTAAAACTATTTGAAGCATTGACATTGATGTCTCAATCTGAATTTGTAAAAAATAATATGAGTGTGAATAGTATTTTTAAAGTGGAGAACCTTAAAAAAGCACTTAATGGAAATTTTAAGGATAAAGCAAATAAAGTAAAAAAAACTACTGTTGATACAAAAAAAGAATTTAAAAAGCCTGTATATAAGAACTTTACAGGAGATTTTATTGAGAAGCTGCTGAAAGATACAGCAGGAGGAAATTAATATGATGAAATGTCAATTTTGTGGGAAAGATTATATAAAAAATAAAAATAAATATTTTGAAATACTTCCAGAAAGAATAAAAAAAAATTTAGAATATATTCCAACATGCAATTGCCTAGAAGAAAATAAAAAAAGGGAAATGGAGGAATTAGAAAGAAAAAGGATCCATAGTTGTATAAAAAATAGGATAAAGAAATATAGAGATATTTCTATAATAGATAAAAAATTTTTGAACAGTAGATTTGAAAATTCTGAAATGGACAGTAATCATATGCAGTTGGCAAAAAGATATGTGGAGAATTTTATAAAAAAAGACAAGCAGATTGGATTATTGTTTTATGGAGGAGTAGGAACTGGTAAAACATTTGTTACAGCTTGTATAGCCAATTATCTTATGGAAAGAGGGAAGACAGTTCTTGTAATAAATCTGGGACTTTATCTTAACAAATTGAGCAGAGAATGGGGAGATGCTGAAAAAATAGTTCTTGGACAGACAGAAAGCTGTGATTTGATAATTATTGATGATTTTGGTACTGAGAAAGGTTTGAATGAGAATCAAACTGGTTGGAGAGCAGAAAAAATATATAACCTTATAGATACAAGGTATAGAAGTGAAAGACCATTGATTATATCAACAAATTTAAATTTTAATGAAAGAGAAGAAAAATGTGAGATAACTGAGAAGTTTTCAACACAAGGACATAACAGAATTAGAGATAGAATAGTAGATATGTGTTTTCCTGTACAGATAACAGGAAAAAGCAGAAGAGGAATGACACAAGAAAAATTTAAAGAATTTATCACATAAAAAATTTAGGAGAAAAAAGAGAAAGAAGAATTTAAAGAATATAGCAGGAATAAAAATAGTTTTTTTGAAAACTGGGGAAATACAGACAGGAGGAAATGTTGATGGATAGAGAAGAGTATATTTACAGAAAACTCGAGGGGCTTTCATCTCTGAATAAAGCTCTTTCACAGGAAATGGTGGCATCTCTTGGGGAATGGGCAACAATTGAGGAAGTGGCAAAATATTTAAAAAGACATAAAAATACCATCTATGACAAAGTGGACGGAGGAGATCTTCTCTACAGAAGAATAGGACCAAGTATTTTAATATATACCAGAAGTATAATTTTTCTGCTGGAATAATTTTGAACTTTCACAATCCATCACAAATCATAACATTGAATCACTGTTTAATCCTGTCTGAAAATAGTATCATGTATGTATGACAAAAATAAAACAGGAGGAACAAAATGGCAGCAGAAGAAAATCAGGTAATTTTAACAGTGGTACAAAAAGAAATTGTAAAGGTGGAAAATGCTATCAAGAGAGAGAAAGCTATATTGAAAAATATAGATGATATCACAGCAACTCTTGAGCATATAGCAGAACAGGTGGAGGCAGGAACAGCATTTCCGGAAAATTCAGCATATGAATCATACCAAGAGTGGCAGACAAGCGCTGAAAAAGAAGTCAAATCTTACAATACTTCATTGGAAACAATAGACAAGTACAGAAGTCTGCTGGGAGCATATGAATTTTATGTAAAAAATAATACACCAGAAGCTTAATCAGGGAAAAGGCTGTGGCAGAAGCTGCAGTCTTTTTTTTACCCAAAAATAAAAAAATGGAGGAACACTTATGAAAATAATAATAAATTTTTTAAAATACTTTATCAGCAAATGGCTGGGAACAAAAGCTATAGAAAAGGTTTTGATAGTAGTTCTAAAAGAATTAGTGAAAAGAACAGAAAGTAAAATAGATGACAGAATATATGAGGCAGTATTTGGAAAACTGGAGGGAGAGAAAAATGAACAGTAATACAGAACTGTTTTTCAAGATAATAACTACAACAGGAACTTTTTTATTGGCATATCACAAGTATATACTTTCACTGTTTGATAAAAAAACTGGACAAGAGAGATTGTGAAAAAGAAAGACTGTATGCAGAAAAATTCAGAATAGAAAATATAAAAACACTAACTGATGGAATAAAAAGAATTGAAAAAAGAATGATGAGAATAGAAATACAGCTAATGGAACAGTATAAAAATCGAAAAATAAAACTATATATATTTTTGATTGGATAACATAAATTATAAAATTCCATATAGTTCTTCTTTATGTATAAATGCGAACTTTTTTAAGAAAAAATTTAGACTCACAATATTATCTATAATTACCTTAATACCTAAATAGTTTCGCATGGTTTTTCAGTAAATACAGTATATACTTCTTCTACCAATTATGTCAAGGAAGTTTTTTTGAAAAAACAGATATTTTTAAAAAAACTCTTAAAAATCAATTGTTTATTTTATATAAAATTACAAAAATATTTTTTTATGTGTTCGCATTTATACATAAAGAAGAACACTTATAAAAAATCGTATTGAAGAATGATATAAAAAACAGAGGTGGAAAGATGAGGGAGAGAGATTTTTTAAAACTCTATATAGAATTATATAGAGCAAAAGGTGAAAAAATAGCATCAGCAAAAGCAGCAAAATATAAAGTAGATTCCATATGGGAAACTCTTATAGAATGCCTTTTAAAAGAAAAAAAAGTAATTTTTAAAGGAATTGGAAAATTTGAATTAAGAGAAACTAATCCAAGAAGAGTTGTTCTTCCATTTAAAAAGAAAGGGGATAATGATTATACATTTGAAAGGAAAATAATACCTTCAAAAAAAATAATAAAATTTGTTGCAGGGGATAACTTTAAAAAGCTGCTTAACAAAAAGGAAGGTGAAAATTAATGAATAAAAAAGCGTTTGTTAATGAATATATAAAGAAACTTGCACTTGATAAAGAAATAAAGAATTTTAAAGAAGCAGAAATGGAAGTAGAAGTTTTTTTAAAAGCTTTAAGAGTAGGAATATTAAAGGATGGAGAAATAAAATTACAAAGTAAAGGGAAATTTATGGCACTGCAAAAGAAAGAAAGAGTAATAAGTAATCCTGCAACTAGAGAAAGAATGACAATAACTCCACCTAAAACAATAAAATTTATTGTGTCTAAAAAAATATTAAAGAGAATAAATGAAATATCTAAATAATCTTAATTAAAGGAGAAAGAATATGAAGAAATTTATTTTATCAGTTATACCATGCTGTATTTTTTTTGTAAGTTGTTCAAATCAAAATATAAATAAAGATGATCCTAGGTACATATTAGAACAGAGAAGAAAAGCCTATATGGAAGCAACTAAAGAAAAAGAAACTAAAACTATGACTTATCAAGAGAAAAATGAACAACTAATGAATGAAATAAGAGGAAAAATAAATTAATAAGTTATTGCAGAAGGAGAAAAAATAAAAAATGTCAATAAAATTACTTAAGAAAATTATTTTGGTTTTTGTACTTGGAGCAACAATGGTTGGGTGTGATTCTGCTAAAGATGCCTCAGTAAAAAAAGAAGAGAAAATAACTTTAACTGATAAAGAAAAACAACTGAATAAAGATGAAATAGCAAAAGTTCTAGTGTACAAGGCATTAGTAATAGAAGCAGATAATGCACACTATACACCAGAAGAAATAGAAAATATAAAAAAGACTCAGGAGTCTGTAAAAGTTAATTATTTTGTAGATAGAGAGTTAAAATCAAAAACTGCTGTAACAGATAAAGAAGTACAGGATTATTATGAGAAAAATAAAGCAAAATATAATGATAAAACTTTAGAGGAAACACTTCCACTTTTGTACCAGAATTTAGCAAATGAAAAATTTACAAAAGCTCAGGTAGATTACTACAATTCTATAATTGAAAAATATAAACTCAATGATATTCTAAAGACAGAAGGAATCATAAAAGACGAAAAAGCAAAAGATGAAAAAGTAAAAGAAGAAAATAAAAGTAATTAACAGATGGAGGAAATGTTTATGAAAAAAACAGTGTTAGCTTCTTTATTACTTTCCTTAATATTGATAGGATGTTCAAATCAAAACAGCAGACCAGATACATATAATATGGATCAAAATAGAGAGAGATTACTAAATCTGGCAATGGAAAAGAATAAATTAAAAGAACAAGAGAAGTTAAGAGAACAAGAAAAAATAAAAGAGCAGGAAAGACTAAAAGCTCAAGAAAAAGCAAGGGAAGAAGAAAAGTTAAAGGAACAAGAAAAAATAAGGGCACAAGAGAAGCTAAAAGAGCAGGAGAAATTAAGGGAACAGGAAAGAATAAAAGAAGAAAAAAGATTGAGAGAAGAAGCGAAGCTGAAAGAGGAAGCAAGACTTAAAAAAATGACAAAAGAAGAATTGTTTGAAGAGTTGAATAAAATGAATAAAGAACTTGGAAATAAGAATATAGGAGAAGAGAGAAGAAAAGAAATAATAGAGAAATTAAATTTACTAGAAGAACTTAATAAAAAATAAACTTTGGAGGGATTTATGAAAAAATTATTAGTATTAGGAACAATTGTGTTATCAGCATCTTTAATGGGAGCAGAGGTAGATAATCTTGAAGCACGTTTTAAGGGATTGGAGCAAGAATATAATCTATTAATACAAAAAGAACAGGAAAAATTTGATACAGAGAAAAAGATAGCAGAAGCAGCACAATCAACTTTAGCTAAACAAAGAGAATTATATAATCAATTATCAGAGAAAGTAGCAAAATTAAATCAAATAAAAGATGTGAAATTTTATAAAGAGCAATATGGAGAACTTGCATCAAAATATCAAGCTGCTTTAAAAGATTTAGAAGCACAAATGAAAGAACAAGAAAATATAATTAATAGATTTAGACAATTAGAAGCATTAAAAACAAATAAAAGTAAATAAAAAAATATCTTAAATCAAAGGAGAAAGAATTATGCAAATTAAAAAAAGTATATTATTGGGATTAGGTGCAATATTAATATCAACAAATCTAGCAGCAGCAGATGTAACATTAGATAGTAAATTTTCACAACTTGAAGCAGAATTGAAGATGTTGGAGCAGAAAGAAAATGAGAGATTTAAGCAAGAAGAAATGATAGCAAAAACAGCACAAGCTAATTTAAATTTATTAACGACATTAAAAGGGAAGAGTAATGAAAGAACTCAAATGCTTATGAATATGGAAGGAAAAAGTATTTATAATGAAGAAGTAAAAAAAATATTAAAACAATACCAAGTATTTGTAAGCGATATAGATAAACAGGTAAAAATAGAAGAGAGAAAAGTATTCGAATTTAACCAATTAAAAAGTTTAAGATAAACATTAAGTAATGAAAAGGTATTGTGCTCACATTTCACAATGCCTTTATTTTTTATAAAAAACTAATCAATAATGAAAAAACAGAGGGAGGATTTATGAAAAAAATAATTGTGAGTATTTTTCTTTTGTCTATATTAGGAACAACTCTTTATGCACAGGAAATAAGTGAAAAAGAGGGAATGAAAGTTTTGGAAGGGATAAGAAGAGAGATACAGGCAGAGGAAAGAGCAAAACAGAAAGCTATAGAAGATGCAAAGAAAGCAGAGGAAGAAGCAGAGAAGGCAAGAATTGCTGCTGCAAAAGAAGAAGAGAGAAAAGGGAAGAAAATAATTGAAGATATAAGAAGAGATCAGAATGAATCTCTTGAAGAGAAAGTATTCAGAAGTGAGAACACACCTGAAGCAAGAATGGCAGCAGCAAAGGAAGCACTAAAAATAGGAAAAGACAGAATGGCATTCTTAAGGGAAGAAGAAGAAGAAATCATGAAACTGGAAGAAGCAATAGGAATAAATCCAAATGAAAAAAGAGTATTCTTAAGCCAGAAATATGATGAAGTATATGATGAATTTAATTCTAACAACAGTGAGATTGAAGCTTTATTACACGAAAATGAGAAGCTTAATGAATACTTGAGTAGATTAGATAAGATGGAGCAGAAAATAAGAACAGGAAACTAAGGGGGAAAGATATATGAGAAAAGGCGACATTGAAAAATCTCTAAAAAGATTTCTAAAAAGAAAAGTGAGTTATTCTTTTGCTCTTTTGATAGCTTTCATAATAACAGGAGGAATATCATTAGGAGCAGAAATAACAGCAGAGGAGATACAGGAAAGTAAGGGAGATCTTTTAAGCAGAATACAAACAGAGCGGGAAGAAATAAAGAGAAAAATAGCAGAAAATGAGAGATTAATAAAAGAATATAATTCAAACTTTGTGGAATTAGTGAGAAAGGGAGATTTTTACTCTAAGCCTTTATTCAACAGCACACAAGTTTTTTTCAGCTATCAGCATTTAGATAGTGGAAAAATGAAAGATGTAACAGATAAAGAATTTGCAGAAACAATAGATGCAATAAACAAGCATTATGGAACAAGAAGTGGGAGAAGTATATTAAAATCTACAGGAAATATAGGAAAAGATAAATTGATGACAGGAAATGGAGTGGCTGTAGATACTGAGGTATTTAGAGAAACAATAGAAGTAGGAGCAAATATTAAACCAGTGGAACCAGTACTTCCAGAAATTAATCCAAATGTTTCAGTAAATGTGTCAGCACCAGAAGTAACTTTAAGTGGATTACCTGATTCAATAGAAGTAGTAGTAACTGGAATAGGAGGAATAGCATCACCTTCAATAGGATCACTAACAGCGCCAGGAAGTTTGAATGTAAATGTGTCAACTCCAACAAAAGTTGATAAGATAGAAATAACAGCACCAGAAATAGAAACACCAACAGCACCAGACGAAAAAAATATAACAGTAAGTGCACCAGCAACACCTGGGGGCTTTACCCCAACAACAGTAACACCTCCAACAGTTCCAACAGCACCAATAGTAGCAGGGATTAGCGTTCCTAATATAGTTGTTCCAAATTTAACTTCTCCATCTAGTGGAAATAGTGATGGTTCATGGGCTTGGAATACTGGTGGAAGTAATGGACTTATATCTCAAGTGATAACTACAAAGGGAAATTTTATATTTACAACTGGAGGTTCAAGTTCAACAGACTCTTTTACAGCAGCAGTTACTGGATATACAGCAACTGCTGCAAGTGGTTATAGTGTAAGTGTAGATGATGTCACATATGGAACCACAAATGTTGGAAGTGGTAAAGCTGGAATGTATAGAATTGTAGGTAGCAGATATTCAAGTTTTGGAAAGGAGACCAAGATAACAATTAATGCTACAGCTCGTCCAGATACTGGAAATGCTTTGAGACAATTTATTCATTTTGATCCTCATGGAGATAGAGCAGCTGCAACTATTAATGATATAACAGAGGCTTCAAATGCAGAAAAAACTCAAGCAACAAATTTAGTGAATAAATATAAGGGAGCACATTCAAATTTTGAAGATAAAGGATATCAGATATTAGCTTTGAATGGAGAATTAACTATAAATGGAAATACAATGGTTGGAGTAGGGCTGCAAGGCCATGCAAATGCTGGAAGAAATCCAATGATTTTACATACTGGAACAACAGTTATAAATGGAAATAAAAATGCTGTATTTGCTTATCCAAATGATGGAGATCAAGTGAATAGATTATATATTGCTACAAATTATGGAACTGGGAAAATAGAAATAAATGGTAATAATAACTTTGTAATGTTAGCCGAAAAAAATAATAAAGGCACATATAACGGACAATCTTATGAGCATGTACACAATTTTGAGAATAGTGGAATTATTGATATAAAAACAGGTAATAATAATATAGGTTTCTTTGGAAAACAAGGGGTAAATAATGGGTATCTAGATTTACAAAATCCTATAATAATATCATCTAATGGAACAGAAAATATAGGAGTTTATCAAAATAGTGGAGCTAATAATAATTTAAATGTAAATTCAGTAATTAAAGTTGATATATCATCTGGAAGTAAAAATGTAGGGTATGTAGGGAATTATTCTTCTCAAACCATAAATACAAATGTTTATAATATAACAGGTGGGACAAATAATATTGGAGTAATTAGTAATAATGCTCTTACTTTAAATGGATTGATACTGAATATATCAGGTGGAAAGACAAATTTTGGTCTTGTAAATAAAATAGGAACTTTGACTTCTAATGGAGCAATTAATATATCTGGTGGAAATGATAACATTGGAATAGCAAATCAATCAGCAGGGACAGCTACTCATACAGGAAATATAGTGCTATCAGCAGGAGGAAGAAATAATATTGGAGTTTATGGAGATACAACTGCTTCTACCATTATAACTGGAAAAATACAAGTTGATGGAATAGAAAATAAGGCAGTTTATGGAAAGAATTCTCATACAATAACTGTAAATAACATAACAGCAAATACAACAGATTCAATAGTTGTCTATGGAGAAAGTGGAGCAAAAATTACAGCTAATGAATTAAATGTAATTTCAAAAGTAGATGGAAAAGATACAGGAGCAGCCTTTGCAAAAGGAAGTGGAACTACTATTACAATTAATAGAGCAGCAATTCCTGGAACTGCTAATATAGATATAACTGGAAAATTAACTAGTACAGGAGGATATGTTGGATTTGGATTAATGGCAGCAGATGGCGGAGTTATTAATGCCAAAAATAACTATATAAAAGTAACTGATGGTTCAACAGCAGTAGCATCTATAGGGGCAAACTCTAATATAGATTTATCAGGAGGAACAGTAGAATTTAATGGTTCAGGATATGCTGTTTATTCAGATGGAGTAGGAAAAATAGACTTAAGTGGAGCAAAAGTAATACTTGCTGGAAGTTCCACAGCATTTGACCTTAATCTTACTCCAGGAGCAATTTCTCCAATAAAATTAGATGGAGATTCAAGAATAAAGGTAGTTTCTGATGAAGTCGTTGTATTTAATTTACAAAATGCAACTGGACTAAGTACAAATGGGCTGCAACAGAGTATAACAGATGCATTAGGAACAGCTATAGGGGGAGGAATAAATCTTAACAAACTTCTAGAAGAAAGTACAGCTACTAATTATAAAACAGCAGCTGTTGATGGTGGAACAATTATTATTGGAAGCTTAGATAAAACTGGTATAGGGGCAGTTGGTGAAACTCAAGAACAGAAAGATGGAAATTTCTACTATAATAGATTCTTGGGGCAAAGGCTTGTAGCAACAGCTACAAACAGTACAGTTTCGGCAGTTCTTAATAATACATTGGCTTCAAAATTTAATAATCAAGTAGTTGGATTAGAAATGAACTCAAGTAAACTGGCTGTTTCTAATACAGAAGCAGGAATAAAATTAGTTAATTCAACTATTATAGCTGATAGAAATGAAGTAGGTGCAGGAGCAATAGGAGCCTACATAAACTATGGAATTGTAGAAGTAGATGGAACAAGTACAATA
This genomic window contains:
- a CDS encoding putative DNA-binding protein, with the translated sequence MTKKDFINLYKEIGKFETKKEAEEKLEAFLIAVETVLEKKDEISFLGFGKFEVVNRAERETRNPQTGKMMKVPAKKAVKFKAGKTLAEKVNK
- the dnaC gene encoding DNA replication protein DnaC, coding for MMKCQFCGKDYIKNKNKYFEILPERIKKNLEYIPTCNCLEENKKREMEELERKRIHSCIKNRIKKYRDISIIDKKFLNSRFENSEMDSNHMQLAKRYVENFIKKDKQIGLLFYGGVGTGKTFVTACIANYLMERGKTVLVINLGLYLNKLSREWGDAEKIVLGQTESCDLIIIDDFGTEKGLNENQTGWRAEKIYNLIDTRYRSERPLIISTNLNFNEREEKCEITEKFSTQGHNRIRDRIVDMCFPVQITGKSRRGMTQEKFKEFIT
- a CDS encoding putative DNA-binding protein, giving the protein MRERDFLKLYIELYRAKGEKIASAKAAKYKVDSIWETLIECLLKEKKVIFKGIGKFELRETNPRRVVLPFKKKGDNDYTFERKIIPSKKIIKFVAGDNFKKLLNKKEGEN
- a CDS encoding putative DNA-binding protein; this translates as MNKKAFVNEYIKKLALDKEIKNFKEAEMEVEVFLKALRVGILKDGEIKLQSKGKFMALQKKERVISNPATRERMTITPPKTIKFIVSKKILKRINEISK
- a CDS encoding putative adhesion protein FadA — translated: MKKLLVLGTIVLSASLMGAEVDNLEARFKGLEQEYNLLIQKEQEKFDTEKKIAEAAQSTLAKQRELYNQLSEKVAKLNQIKDVKFYKEQYGELASKYQAALKDLEAQMKEQENIINRFRQLEALKTNKSK
- a CDS encoding putative adhesion protein FadA, which codes for MQIKKSILLGLGAILISTNLAAADVTLDSKFSQLEAELKMLEQKENERFKQEEMIAKTAQANLNLLTTLKGKSNERTQMLMNMEGKSIYNEEVKKILKQYQVFVSDIDKQVKIEERKVFEFNQLKSLR